The sequence GGTCGTGGCGGTGGCACCGGTGTTGGTGGCGGTGGCGACGCCGATGCTGGCCGTGGTGGCGGAATCGCCATGCAGGACCGGCCGCGACACCCCCGCTGGCGTGAGCGGATCTCGCTGACCCTCGACCTCATCCGCGCCAACCCCACCGGCCGGATCGCACTCAAGATCTTCATCGCGATCGCCGGTGCGCTGGTGGTGACCATCGGCATCGCCCTCATCCCGCTCCCTGGGCCGGGCTGGCTGCTGGTGATCGCCGGCCTGGGCATCTGGGCCGTCGAATACCACTGGGCGCGACGGCTGCTCGGCTTCACCCGTCGCCACGTCCACGGATGGACGCGCTGGGTGACGAGACAGTCGCCGCTGGTGCGAATCGTGCTCGGGTCCGTCGGCCTGGTCTTCGTGGCCACGGTGGTCTGGCTGTCCCTCAAGTACAGCCTCGGCATCGACGTGGTGGCTGCGGCGATGCACTACCTCGCGACGCACTGACCCCGGATTTCCGGTCCGGTTCCACGATCGGGTAGAGTCAGTGGCGCTGAGGGCGATTAGCTCAGTGGGAGAGCGCTTCGTTCACACCGAAGAGGTCGCTGGTTCGATACCAGCATCGCCCACTCTCAGTTCGCACAGGTCAGAGGCCGCTTCCCGAGTTCGGGAGGTGGCCTTTCTGCTGTCGTACAGCAGCTAAGTACAGCAACGGCGTCAGTGGTCGAGTGAATCGCCAAGGCGCTTGAGGGCGTCTCTGGTCGCCTTGTTGGATACCTGGGTATAGATCTCCATCGTCACGGAGAAGCGGGCGTGCCTCAGCACCTGCATGGCGACTCTGGGGTGGACGTCGAGGTCAGCGAGCAGCGTGGCGCAGGTGCGGCGGGCGTCGTAGAGGGTGATCGGCCTGATGCTGGTTTTCTCGCACCTTGTCTGCCACGACCGTTGGAAGTTGCGCGGCTCGATGGGTGTGCCGTAGCGGTTGGTGAATACGAGCCCGGTCTCGTGCCACGCCTTTCCGGCGGCTGCTTCAGCCTGATCGCGTTGCTGTTGTCTGAGCTTGAGGGCGGTCAGGCAGATATCGGGCAGGGGGAGTGTGGCGTCGGATGCCTGGGTCTTGGTGTCGCGGTGCAGGAGCTGCCCGCGTACGCGTTGCAGTTGACGGCCGATGGTCAGCTCCCCAGCGTCGAGGTCGACGTCCTCCCACGTCAGTCCCAGGGCCTCGCCCTTGCGCAGGCCGGTGACGAGGACCAGGGCGTAGGCGGCGTAGAGCGGGTCTTCGTCGTGGCGGGCGGACTCCAGGAACTTCCGGGCCTCATCGCTCGACCACGACTTGCCTCGTCGACGGCGAACCGTGGCTAGGGTGACCGCCACGGCCGAGTTCTTGGTGATGAGGTCTTCGGACTGGGCGCGGGTGAGGGCGGCCCGCAGTGCGGCCCGGATGTCGCTGACCGAGCGCGTCGACGGGACGGCCTGACAGCAGCGACCGAGGGCGCAGCAGCGGCCTTTCTCCTTGGGCCGTGCGGCGTCCTTGCCTTGCGCGCAGCACTGGCAGGTGCGGCTTGTCGTGCACTGCTTCGCGGGTCTTGCCATAGACGTACTTCCGAGTGCGCCTGCCGTCCGGCTTGGTGACCCAGACGTACGCGGCGAAGCCGTTGCGGTAGGGGAAGATGGAGCCTTCGCCGTTGGCGCGTGTGCGGGCGGGCATCAGGCGGCCTCCTGGCGTTCGACCTGTTCGCGGATGTAGTCGTCAACCCACTCCGGGAGGATGCGGCGGTACTTGCCGTCCTTGATAGAGCGCAGCTCGCCGGTAGCGATCTTCATCTTGACCTTGGAGATGCCGAAGCCGAGTAGGACGGCGACCTCGGCGGGGGAGTACCAGCGGGGGCGAAGGTCGTGGTTCATGCGGCGGCCTCGGTGAGCCAGGCTTCGTGGGCAAGTTCTTCCCGACCAATGCGTCTGCTCTCGCGTCGCTGACTTGCGGCGGTGTTGAGAAGCAGGGCGTCACCTTCGGTGAGCCAGCCGGACCCGCTGTAGGTGAGGGTGCCGACAGTGATCGTGTCTAACGGTTCGTCGTTCTCTTCGCGGCGGTAGGTGGCGCGGGTGTCGCGGAGCAGGCCGAAGGTGACGGAGTAGCGGCGGGCCTTGGTGAGGAAGTGACCGCCGAAACCCAGCATGTGCGCCCAGCGGCGCAGTCTGGCGTAGGCGTTCGATTCCGTGTCAAGGCTGCCTTGACGGTCGCCGGCCGTTGTGGCGCCGCAGGCGGTGCCGGTGGGCCGTCCGAGGTGCCAGCAGGCGTCGATGAGGCGGGCGAGGTGGTCGCCTTCCGGATCGGCGTAGTCGTCAATGGTGGCCGGGGTGAGCCGGGTGAAGGAGCGCCCGGTGGATTCAGTGGCCTTGGTGGCGTACTTGGCCAGGTAGGCGGCCACCTTGCCATCGGTCAACTCGCCGTCGGCGGCGTTGATCCGTCGCACGTCGACCTGCTCGCCCCAGGCCACCACCCAGCCGTGCGGACGGTCGGGATGCGGAGGTGTGGTGACGACGATCTGCCGCGCGGCGGCATGGACTGCGGCTTCCAGGTCGTCGACGGTGATGCCGGCCGGCGGCGGCACGAGAGCATTCGGGTCAGGGTCGACACCGTCGAGGCGCAGCAGGACGTGGAAGTGCACGGCCGCCCTCCTCTGCATCTCGGCGACCTTGCCGTGCGACACCCGCACCGGCGGCACCCGGCGCACCTTGCCGGAGCCGGTGACGACCTGTACGAAGGGCATGCCGCGACGTCGGCACAGCGCGGCGAGGTGACGTTCGACTGCCTGTTTGGTGCGCCGCCACAGCTCGCCCGAGAAGTGGTTCCAGACCACTTGGTGCTCGTGGTCGTAGCAGTCCAGGCACAATGGCTGCCCGAGCTGCGGATCGTCGGTGTCGTGGCGGGCGAAGCACGCCGCGGGCTGCCCGTGCTGGCAGGTGCCGGCGGCACCTCGGGCGCGGCAGGGAGCGGGCCGGCAGTCGCAGTGCGGCCGGCTGCGGCAGGTGTGGCGGGCGACGTGCCGGTGGTGGACCGCGCCGAAGGATGGTGCGGTGAAGGTTGCGAAGACGACCGGGTGCCGGGCGACCGAGTCGGGGACGCCTTTGCCGCCGGTCAGGCCGCAGCGGACGACCTGGTAGGCCTCACCGGCGTAGACCCAGGCGCAGTCTCGGCATTGCGATTCGCGGCGGTTGCCGCACGCCTTATAGAGCGCCTGGTCGGGCAGTTCGTCGGTTCGGAGTTGGCCTGTGATGCGGCCGGTGGTCATCTCGACGGACGCGATGGCGCCGGTAAGGCGGATTGGCCGGGAACAGCCGCCGGCAGCGGCGGTGTGCTCAAGCCAGCCGGAGAACTCCGGCGTGGCAGCGCGGTATAGGGCTTGGGCGTTCCGGCCGCTGGCGACGCTGGGCCGGTGCAGGGTGAGCGGGGTGGACACGGTCTTCTCCTTCGGGGGTGGCAGGGACGGGAGACGAAGCACCA comes from Micromonospora vinacea and encodes:
- a CDS encoding excisionase family DNA-binding protein gives rise to the protein MNHDLRPRWYSPAEVAVLLGFGISKVKMKIATGELRSIKDGKYRRILPEWVDDYIREQVERQEAA
- a CDS encoding TIGR02611 family protein, whose product is MDPAAAPGTPKVAVRAAEKRGYGVPMEQPERAGRPASDAGRPGGDGAGRGGDAAVGRGGGTGVGGGGDADAGRGGGIAMQDRPRHPRWRERISLTLDLIRANPTGRIALKIFIAIAGALVVTIGIALIPLPGPGWLLVIAGLGIWAVEYHWARRLLGFTRRHVHGWTRWVTRQSPLVRIVLGSVGLVFVATVVWLSLKYSLGIDVVAAAMHYLATH
- a CDS encoding replication initiator — translated: MSTPLTLHRPSVASGRNAQALYRAATPEFSGWLEHTAAAGGCSRPIRLTGAIASVEMTTGRITGQLRTDELPDQALYKACGNRRESQCRDCAWVYAGEAYQVVRCGLTGGKGVPDSVARHPVVFATFTAPSFGAVHHRHVARHTCRSRPHCDCRPAPCRARGAAGTCQHGQPAACFARHDTDDPQLGQPLCLDCYDHEHQVVWNHFSGELWRRTKQAVERHLAALCRRRGMPFVQVVTGSGKVRRVPPVRVSHGKVAEMQRRAAVHFHVLLRLDGVDPDPNALVPPPAGITVDDLEAAVHAAARQIVVTTPPHPDRPHGWVVAWGEQVDVRRINAADGELTDGKVAAYLAKYATKATESTGRSFTRLTPATIDDYADPEGDHLARLIDACWHLGRPTGTACGATTAGDRQGSLDTESNAYARLRRWAHMLGFGGHFLTKARRYSVTFGLLRDTRATYRREENDEPLDTITVGTLTYSGSGWLTEGDALLLNTAASQRRESRRIGREELAHEAWLTEAAA